The following are encoded together in the uncultured Sphaerochaeta sp. genome:
- a CDS encoding serine protease, with protein MKKILSVLFLILIFVSCALFAEETTLIKVRPRELAFGGLHWRTKSSITPTSPGPNYFSAEPSAVWVDDWGLHLTVKQHDEKWWATEVFTRERVGYGTYTFTVETDAASYDPHVVAGFFTWDTAPEEYNREIDIEFAAWGAVDGTKFQYVVQPYTDPNKIEVFDPELNGNLTTHRIVWTPQDVSFASYHGAVDPDDQESERMLINRWSYPESPSEGKVRFRINLWLHQGKYPVSPVHLVVTSFLFEKWKP; from the coding sequence ATGAAAAAAATACTATCTGTGCTCTTCCTGATTCTTATCTTCGTCTCTTGTGCGCTCTTTGCAGAGGAAACCACTTTGATAAAGGTACGACCTAGAGAGCTTGCATTCGGTGGCTTGCATTGGAGGACCAAGAGCAGCATCACACCAACCAGTCCTGGTCCAAACTATTTCAGTGCAGAACCTTCCGCTGTCTGGGTTGATGACTGGGGCCTGCATCTTACAGTCAAACAGCATGATGAGAAATGGTGGGCTACCGAAGTCTTTACCCGGGAGCGGGTAGGCTATGGAACCTACACTTTTACTGTCGAAACAGACGCTGCATCGTATGACCCACATGTCGTTGCAGGATTTTTTACTTGGGATACGGCACCAGAGGAATACAACAGGGAGATCGATATTGAGTTTGCTGCTTGGGGGGCGGTGGACGGTACGAAATTTCAGTATGTCGTTCAGCCCTATACTGATCCAAATAAGATTGAGGTATTTGATCCGGAACTGAATGGAAATCTTACCACGCATCGCATTGTCTGGACTCCCCAGGATGTCTCTTTTGCTTCCTATCATGGGGCGGTTGATCCCGATGATCAAGAAAGTGAGCGTATGCTTATCAACAGATGGAGCTATCCAGAGAGTCCAAGTGAAGGCAAGGTACGTTTTAGGATTAACCTTTGGTTGCATCAGGGAAAATATCCTGTTTCACCTGTTCATCTGGTTGTTACTTCGTTTTTGTTTGAGAAGTGGAAGCCTTGA